The proteins below are encoded in one region of Casimicrobium huifangae:
- a CDS encoding TonB-dependent receptor: protein MIKKKQLAVAIAATFVATGVAYAQQQPQKVEKVEVTGSNIKRTDVETVAPVDVITREQIEKSGQPTIAEVLRNVPANSGNSYNESFSNSFAPGASGISLRGLGQKATLVLINGRRTAGYGFAQNLQDTFVDLNSIPSAAVERIEVLKDGASAIYGSDAIAGVVNVILRKDYKGIEMSAGAGTAAGKNDYRFSATGGFGDLGKDKFSVLGVFDYYKRDLVKLSDTDFGASRDWRGRAGGGRNFDSLTGLGTWQQYTNAGVATQNFQAVPGCNAAGGTLMTGPQAVAAGLINLSSNQSAATLATLQARAAATNTFCTYNSNNAITALPGTERFGFLGRGTVEISPNLQGYAEVGLSQVKSNQIFTQPFFNTTGLTQTAVGLRPFSYTVNFAPGVAGNPFSTLARYAGSLSDMGTRDTSIKSDTYRVLAGLKWTAGSWDGDSAFGWSRNEVTSTNTNRLNIAGVSAAFGISSAAQPPVPTSNSSTYNLNNPSANSAAVRDSIRANFDRKSASELFFIDTRASTEFAQLTLPGGPVGLAVGAEYRAEKLKDSPAAIAQQGLILGQGITKTDGDRNSIAVFAEASLPILKNLEAQLAVRSDRYNDYGSSTVPKVGLKWKVSPEVVLRANWGQGFRAPTLPEISPSVATFFTQVNDPVTGASGINISGIFAGNPNLKAETSKSATIGAVFEPTRDLNIGVNWYQIDWKDQVGSYSFQNLVNNNGVINGVQQGIVTRDPATNAIVSVQTNYTNLSEVTTRGFDFDLNYRLNTLYGKLGFRAGGSYLEKYAIDGDEYVGGNGYTSLPRIRGFAQLSWEQGPYSAALTANYIHSYYQQLLAASYFSTANDPRFQTGVYGDKIGSRTTLDLFGAYEFNNKLKISGSVLNIANKQPPYDPGTSSTFLYDFTQFDVRGRAYRLNLTYKFK, encoded by the coding sequence ATGATTAAAAAGAAGCAATTGGCTGTCGCTATCGCGGCAACTTTTGTGGCCACCGGGGTTGCTTACGCACAGCAACAGCCGCAGAAGGTCGAAAAAGTCGAGGTAACCGGTTCCAACATCAAGCGGACCGATGTTGAGACCGTTGCGCCGGTTGACGTCATCACCCGTGAGCAGATCGAGAAGTCCGGTCAGCCCACCATCGCTGAAGTGCTGCGCAACGTGCCGGCCAACAGCGGTAACTCGTACAACGAAAGCTTCTCCAACAGCTTCGCACCGGGCGCCTCGGGCATCTCGCTGCGTGGTCTGGGCCAGAAAGCCACCCTCGTGCTCATCAACGGTCGTCGTACCGCTGGTTATGGCTTCGCGCAAAACCTGCAAGACACCTTCGTTGACCTGAACTCGATTCCGTCGGCGGCTGTTGAGCGTATCGAAGTGCTGAAGGATGGCGCCTCCGCCATTTACGGCTCTGACGCGATCGCCGGTGTGGTGAACGTGATCCTGCGCAAGGATTACAAAGGCATCGAAATGTCGGCTGGTGCGGGCACTGCTGCCGGCAAGAACGACTATCGCTTCAGCGCCACTGGCGGCTTCGGCGACCTCGGCAAGGACAAGTTCTCGGTCCTCGGCGTGTTCGACTACTACAAGCGTGATCTGGTCAAGCTGAGCGACACCGACTTCGGTGCCTCGCGTGACTGGCGTGGTCGTGCAGGCGGCGGTCGTAACTTCGACTCGCTGACCGGCCTCGGCACGTGGCAGCAATACACCAACGCCGGTGTTGCGACCCAGAACTTCCAGGCAGTGCCTGGCTGTAACGCCGCTGGTGGCACTTTGATGACCGGCCCGCAAGCTGTTGCTGCCGGTTTGATCAACCTGTCGTCGAACCAGTCGGCTGCCACGCTGGCCACGCTGCAAGCGCGCGCTGCTGCCACCAACACGTTCTGTACTTACAACTCGAACAACGCGATCACCGCGCTGCCGGGCACCGAGCGTTTTGGCTTCCTGGGCCGCGGCACGGTTGAAATTTCGCCGAACCTGCAAGGTTATGCCGAGGTCGGTCTGTCGCAAGTCAAGAGCAACCAGATCTTCACCCAGCCGTTCTTCAACACGACCGGCCTGACCCAGACTGCGGTTGGCTTGCGTCCGTTCAGCTACACGGTGAACTTCGCCCCCGGCGTCGCCGGCAATCCGTTCAGCACGCTGGCTCGCTACGCTGGCTCGCTGAGCGACATGGGTACCCGCGACACCTCGATCAAGTCTGACACCTATCGCGTGCTGGCTGGTTTGAAGTGGACGGCTGGCTCGTGGGACGGTGACAGCGCCTTCGGCTGGTCGCGCAACGAAGTGACGTCGACCAACACCAACCGTCTGAACATCGCTGGCGTAAGCGCTGCGTTCGGCATCTCTTCGGCTGCCCAGCCGCCGGTGCCGACATCGAACAGCTCGACTTACAACCTCAACAATCCGTCGGCCAACAGTGCTGCGGTTCGCGATTCGATCCGCGCCAATTTTGACCGCAAGTCGGCTTCGGAACTGTTCTTCATTGACACCCGCGCATCCACCGAGTTTGCCCAGCTCACGCTGCCTGGCGGCCCGGTTGGCCTGGCGGTTGGTGCTGAGTACCGCGCCGAAAAGCTGAAGGACAGCCCGGCAGCGATCGCCCAGCAGGGTTTGATCCTCGGCCAGGGCATCACCAAGACCGACGGTGATCGCAACAGCATCGCGGTGTTCGCCGAAGCCAGCCTGCCGATCCTGAAGAACCTCGAGGCTCAACTGGCCGTTCGCTCTGACCGCTACAACGACTACGGCAGCTCGACGGTGCCGAAGGTTGGCCTGAAGTGGAAAGTGTCGCCGGAAGTCGTGCTCCGCGCCAACTGGGGCCAGGGTTTCCGCGCTCCGACGCTGCCGGAAATCTCGCCGTCGGTCGCCACGTTCTTCACCCAGGTGAACGATCCGGTAACGGGCGCTTCGGGCATCAACATTTCGGGTATCTTCGCGGGTAACCCGAACCTGAAGGCGGAAACGTCCAAGAGCGCAACGATCGGTGCCGTGTTCGAACCGACCCGTGACCTCAACATCGGCGTTAACTGGTACCAGATCGACTGGAAGGACCAGGTTGGTTCCTACAGCTTCCAGAACCTGGTCAACAACAACGGCGTGATCAACGGTGTTCAGCAGGGTATCGTTACCCGTGATCCGGCGACCAACGCGATCGTGTCGGTGCAAACCAACTACACGAACCTCAGCGAAGTGACCACCCGTGGTTTTGACTTCGACCTGAACTATCGCCTCAACACGCTGTACGGCAAACTGGGCTTCCGCGCTGGTGGTTCGTACCTCGAGAAGTACGCGATTGATGGTGACGAGTACGTAGGTGGCAACGGCTACACCTCGCTGCCGCGCATTCGTGGCTTCGCGCAGCTGTCGTGGGAGCAGGGTCCGTACTCTGCTGCTCTGACCGCGAACTACATCCACAGCTACTACCAGCAGCTGCTGGCCGCGAGCTACTTCTCGACCGCCAACGATCCGCGTTTCCAGACCGGCGTATACGGCGACAAGATCGGTTCGCGTACCACGCTTGATCTGTTCGGCGCTTACGAGTTCAACAACAAGCTGAAGATCTCCGGCTCGGTGCTGAACATCGCCAACAAGCAACCGCCGTACGATCCGGGCACGTCCTCGACGTTCCTGTATGACTTCACGCAGTTCGACGTGCGTGGTCGTGCATATCGCCTGAACCTGACCTACAAGTTCAAGTAA
- a CDS encoding ABC transporter ATP-binding protein, which yields MTTPLLSVKNLRVKFRLDKKNSFEALKGISFDVMPNQTVALVGESGSGKSVSSLAILGLLPKENATVDRASVIEFEGRNLLTFSNAEKRALRGSKISMIFQEPMSSLNPVFTVGYQIEEVLKEHKGLAGKAARERAIALLTEVGIPEPAIKIDSFPHQMSGGQQQRVMIAMAIACEPKLLIADEPTTALDVTIQKQILDLIAELQKKHGMSVLFITHDLAVVGDIADHVVVMRHGEIREQGAAREVFAAPKDDYTRALLACRPVVDSRPKRLPVIDDFMSGRADQMRLDQRTRGVKDSDPVVLEVKGLCKDFVSREGFFGKRVFHAVKDVSFKLRKGKTLGLVGESGSGKTTVGLTIMKLHDATKGEAWFDGKNILAMREKEFLPYKKRIQIIFQNPYASLNPRFTVGQIICEPMVVHGIGSSADERAKMAFELLAKVGLPEMSFYKYPHEFSGGQRQRIAIARCLTMKPDILICDESVSALDVSVQAQVLNLLQDLQDEFGLSYIFISHDLAVVKYMSDEVMVMNNGEVVEQGDSDALYSAPQQPYTRKLLDSIPKGLGAHG from the coding sequence ATGACGACACCACTTCTCTCCGTCAAGAATCTTCGCGTCAAGTTCCGCCTCGACAAGAAGAACTCCTTCGAAGCGCTCAAGGGCATTTCGTTCGACGTGATGCCCAACCAGACCGTCGCCCTGGTCGGCGAGTCCGGCTCCGGCAAATCGGTCAGTTCGCTGGCCATTCTCGGTCTGCTGCCGAAGGAAAACGCGACCGTTGATCGTGCCAGTGTGATCGAGTTCGAAGGCCGCAATCTGCTGACTTTCTCGAACGCCGAAAAGCGGGCGCTACGCGGCAGCAAAATCTCGATGATCTTTCAGGAGCCGATGAGCTCGCTGAATCCGGTGTTCACTGTGGGCTACCAGATCGAAGAGGTGCTGAAGGAGCACAAGGGGCTTGCTGGCAAGGCGGCACGCGAACGTGCGATCGCGCTGTTGACTGAGGTAGGCATTCCGGAGCCGGCGATCAAGATCGACAGCTTCCCGCACCAGATGTCCGGCGGCCAGCAGCAGCGCGTCATGATTGCGATGGCGATCGCCTGTGAACCCAAACTGCTCATCGCCGACGAGCCAACGACCGCGCTCGACGTCACCATCCAGAAGCAGATCCTCGACCTGATCGCCGAGCTGCAGAAGAAGCATGGCATGAGCGTGCTGTTCATCACTCACGACCTCGCGGTGGTGGGCGATATCGCCGATCATGTGGTGGTGATGCGGCACGGTGAAATCCGTGAGCAGGGCGCGGCCAGGGAGGTCTTTGCTGCACCGAAGGACGACTACACCCGCGCCTTGCTGGCGTGCCGTCCGGTGGTGGATTCGCGTCCGAAGCGTCTGCCGGTGATCGATGACTTCATGAGCGGGCGGGCTGACCAGATGCGTCTCGACCAGCGCACGCGGGGCGTCAAGGATAGCGATCCAGTCGTGCTTGAGGTCAAAGGCCTGTGCAAGGATTTTGTCTCGCGTGAGGGCTTCTTCGGCAAGCGCGTGTTCCATGCCGTGAAGGACGTGTCCTTCAAGCTGCGCAAGGGCAAGACGCTTGGGCTGGTGGGTGAGTCCGGCTCCGGCAAGACCACCGTCGGCCTCACCATCATGAAGCTGCACGATGCCACGAAGGGCGAGGCCTGGTTCGACGGCAAGAACATTCTTGCCATGCGCGAAAAGGAATTCCTGCCCTACAAGAAGCGCATCCAGATCATCTTCCAGAACCCCTATGCGTCGCTGAACCCCCGTTTCACTGTGGGTCAGATCATCTGCGAGCCGATGGTGGTGCACGGCATCGGCAGCAGCGCCGATGAGCGCGCTAAGATGGCCTTCGAGCTGCTGGCGAAAGTCGGACTGCCGGAGATGAGCTTCTACAAGTATCCGCACGAGTTCTCGGGCGGCCAGCGTCAGCGTATCGCCATCGCGCGCTGCCTGACCATGAAGCCGGACATCCTGATCTGTGACGAGTCAGTGTCGGCGCTGGATGTGTCGGTGCAGGCACAGGTGCTCAATCTGCTGCAGGATCTGCAGGACGAATTTGGCCTCTCCTACATCTTCATTTCGCATGACCTCGCCGTCGTCAAATACATGAGCGACGAAGTCATGGTGATGAACAACGGTGAGGTGGTGGAGCAGGGTGATTCCGACGCCCTGTATTCGGCGCCGCAGCAGCCCTATACGCGCAAGCTGCTGGATTCGATCCCGAAGGGCCTGGGCGCCCACGGCTAG
- a CDS encoding ABC transporter permease produces MTTAAMNAAAASAPARSPGLWSLAWKRLLGDRIAIVSMIAVILFLLLSLASFVGLVAKDWNREVAINYAPPTLFKDSHKPAADLKAGAKDSGPAVDSGAAKAEVVNDRDPLRDVIIELKGQLGQATGEVDSGIKVVDPLADVMAELRKQLGRTGDGAVAQADEKRAEHLPFGADKWGRDVLKKVIQGSETSILVGFAAAIVATLLGTVLGAFAGYFGGKTDDALNWFYSIFSSIPYILLVLAIAAVLKQKGIVTVVLILGLTGWTSIFRLVRAEYLKHKARDYVRAANAIGASNMRRMFVHIFPNISHVVLVQLSLHVVLFIKSEVILSFLGFGVPVDTVSWGSMLNEAQNELILGYWWQLVAATAFMAVLVTAFSLFTDALRDALDPKLK; encoded by the coding sequence ATGACTACTGCTGCAATGAATGCCGCGGCGGCCAGCGCGCCTGCCCGTTCCCCCGGTCTCTGGTCGCTGGCGTGGAAGCGCCTGCTCGGTGACCGTATCGCCATTGTTTCGATGATCGCGGTAATCCTGTTTCTTTTGTTGTCACTGGCTTCGTTTGTTGGCCTGGTGGCGAAAGACTGGAACCGTGAAGTGGCGATCAACTACGCACCGCCGACGCTGTTCAAGGACAGTCACAAACCGGCCGCTGACCTCAAGGCTGGCGCCAAGGACAGCGGGCCCGCAGTGGACAGCGGTGCCGCCAAGGCGGAGGTGGTCAACGATCGCGATCCGTTACGCGACGTGATCATCGAACTGAAGGGCCAGCTCGGTCAGGCCACGGGCGAGGTCGACTCCGGCATCAAGGTGGTTGACCCGCTCGCAGACGTCATGGCCGAGCTGCGCAAACAGCTTGGTCGGACGGGCGACGGCGCTGTGGCTCAGGCGGACGAAAAACGTGCGGAGCACTTGCCGTTTGGCGCCGACAAATGGGGCCGTGATGTACTCAAGAAGGTCATCCAGGGGTCGGAGACGTCCATTCTGGTGGGCTTTGCCGCCGCCATCGTGGCAACGCTGCTCGGTACCGTCCTTGGCGCCTTCGCCGGGTACTTCGGCGGCAAGACCGACGACGCGCTGAACTGGTTCTATTCGATCTTCAGCTCGATTCCGTACATCCTGCTGGTACTGGCGATTGCCGCCGTACTCAAGCAGAAGGGCATCGTGACCGTGGTGCTGATTCTCGGTCTCACCGGATGGACCAGCATCTTTCGGCTGGTGCGCGCCGAGTACCTGAAGCACAAGGCGCGCGACTACGTGCGCGCGGCCAACGCGATTGGCGCATCCAACATGCGCCGCATGTTTGTGCACATCTTCCCGAACATCTCGCACGTGGTGCTGGTACAGCTCTCGCTGCATGTGGTGCTATTCATCAAGAGCGAGGTGATCCTGTCCTTCCTCGGTTTCGGTGTGCCGGTCGATACGGTGAGCTGGGGCTCGATGTTGAACGAGGCGCAGAACGAACTGATTCTTGGCTACTGGTGGCAACTGGTGGCGGCCACGGCGTTCATGGCAGTGCTGGTTACAGCGTTCAGCCTGTTCACCGATGCGCTGCGCGACGCGCTTGACCCGAAACTGAAGTAG
- a CDS encoding ABC transporter permease: MAAYIIRRLWQIIPTMAGVILLIFTLFNVVGGDPAYLLAGKISNPEQIANIRKQLGIDEPYWMQLLIFVKQVVTFDFGASWSTNEVVSHMFASRLPASLMITVPLLILETIIAVSIALAVAYVRGSFTDRAAMVTCTVAQSISILVYIIVFQYVLAYKWGLFPVQGWGNNFGENLFKFAALPILIALVVSLAPNIRLYRTFLLDEVNQDYVRTARAKGLSENRVMFVHVLRNASIPIITNLMIQLPGLLVGLFLIERFFSVPGIGREVILAVERSDFPVIKAITVYVALATMLANLAADLLYKAVDPRVELK, translated from the coding sequence ATGGCCGCCTACATCATTCGCCGACTATGGCAGATCATCCCGACGATGGCCGGGGTGATCCTGCTGATCTTTACGCTGTTCAACGTGGTGGGCGGTGATCCTGCCTATCTGCTGGCCGGCAAGATCTCCAACCCGGAACAGATCGCCAATATCCGCAAGCAGCTCGGTATCGATGAGCCTTACTGGATGCAGCTGCTGATCTTCGTGAAACAGGTGGTGACCTTTGACTTCGGCGCCAGCTGGAGCACCAACGAGGTGGTGTCGCACATGTTTGCGTCCCGGCTGCCGGCATCGCTGATGATCACCGTACCGCTGCTGATTCTGGAGACGATCATCGCGGTGAGCATCGCACTGGCAGTGGCCTATGTGCGCGGCTCGTTCACTGATCGCGCAGCGATGGTGACCTGCACGGTCGCGCAGTCGATCTCGATTCTGGTCTACATCATCGTGTTCCAGTATGTGCTCGCCTACAAATGGGGATTGTTCCCGGTGCAGGGCTGGGGCAATAACTTCGGCGAAAACCTGTTCAAGTTTGCGGCGCTGCCTATCCTGATCGCGCTGGTCGTGTCGCTGGCACCGAATATCCGCCTGTACCGCACTTTCCTGCTTGACGAGGTGAACCAGGACTACGTGCGTACCGCCCGGGCCAAAGGGCTCTCCGAGAACCGCGTGATGTTTGTGCACGTGCTACGCAATGCGTCGATTCCGATCATCACCAACCTGATGATCCAGTTGCCAGGCCTGCTGGTGGGCCTGTTCCTGATTGAGCGCTTCTTCTCGGTGCCGGGCATCGGCCGTGAGGTGATCCTCGCAGTGGAACGCTCGGACTTCCCGGTCATCAAGGCGATAACGGTCTATGTGGCGCTGGCCACGATGCTTGCCAACCTGGCAGCGGATCTGCTCTACAAGGCAGTCGATCCGCGCGTAGAACTGAAATAA
- a CDS encoding ABC transporter substrate-binding protein: MAQRLIGVGAATVAAVSLLAGCGDTAKSGTDGATVSAVSPVKSPDGKKVVRFPFVIGESGFDPVTAHDLYSSEVIDGIFDTILTYDYMARPAKLVPKLAAEMPLVEDSGKRWTIKLVKGAYFSPHEVFNGKKREVTARDVEYSFKRHYDDSLKPVWRFLTDGKIVGLNAWYDKSKKSDGLLWDEPVPGLEVLDSHTLRISLTKPDYNFGYVLAHVAMSIVAREVVEKYPNDVQSHPVGSSAYYLKEWVRGQRIILEKNPNWRGGTWNFKANADDPYDEVIVKQMQGKPLAQIDRVEIYPIEEEQSRWLAFKNKQLDFINMPQSFIKQALPGGKLSPELAAEGIRVQKAVDPEYTYTYFQWNDPVWGGLELPKVALRRAIAYAINRDEEIEIIRKGNAKRAEFIIPEGIVGHQANYKSSVSYNPALANALLDKFGYKKGADGYRNTPDGKPFTFKYTSTPIAIEREFDELYKKNMDAIGIRYEAEKEKFADSIKREKRCQIMIRAAAWIADYPDGDNFTQLLYSKNIGESNNGCYKSPAYDKLYEQSAVLPDGPERDKLYLEMQKQFEADTPWVLGVTRYRNQMVYPWVLGYKRHPVLLANWMYYDINMGK; the protein is encoded by the coding sequence TTGGCGCAACGTCTGATCGGCGTGGGCGCTGCAACAGTTGCGGCAGTCAGCTTGCTGGCGGGCTGCGGCGACACGGCAAAGAGCGGCACCGACGGTGCCACCGTCTCGGCCGTATCACCCGTCAAGTCCCCTGACGGCAAGAAGGTCGTTCGCTTCCCCTTCGTGATCGGCGAGTCCGGTTTCGATCCGGTGACTGCGCATGACCTCTACTCCAGCGAGGTCATCGACGGCATTTTCGACACCATCCTGACCTACGACTACATGGCACGCCCCGCCAAGCTCGTACCCAAGCTTGCCGCAGAAATGCCACTGGTTGAGGACAGCGGCAAGCGCTGGACCATCAAGCTGGTGAAAGGTGCCTACTTCTCGCCGCATGAAGTTTTCAACGGCAAGAAGCGTGAGGTGACAGCGCGCGACGTTGAATATTCGTTCAAGCGCCACTATGACGATTCGCTGAAACCGGTGTGGCGCTTCCTCACCGATGGCAAGATCGTTGGCCTCAACGCCTGGTATGACAAAAGCAAGAAGTCCGATGGCCTGCTGTGGGACGAGCCAGTGCCGGGCCTTGAAGTGCTCGATTCGCACACGCTGCGCATCTCGCTGACCAAGCCGGACTACAACTTTGGCTACGTGCTGGCGCATGTGGCAATGTCTATCGTTGCGCGCGAAGTGGTCGAGAAGTACCCGAACGACGTGCAGAGCCATCCGGTCGGCTCCAGCGCGTACTACCTGAAGGAATGGGTACGCGGCCAGCGCATCATTCTTGAAAAGAATCCGAACTGGCGTGGTGGCACCTGGAACTTCAAGGCCAACGCCGACGATCCGTACGACGAAGTCATCGTCAAGCAGATGCAGGGCAAGCCGCTCGCGCAGATTGACCGCGTCGAGATCTACCCGATTGAGGAAGAGCAGTCGCGCTGGCTGGCATTCAAGAACAAGCAGCTCGACTTCATCAACATGCCGCAGTCGTTCATCAAGCAGGCGCTGCCGGGAGGCAAGCTGTCGCCGGAACTGGCGGCGGAAGGCATTCGTGTGCAGAAGGCGGTGGACCCGGAGTACACCTACACCTACTTCCAGTGGAACGACCCGGTGTGGGGTGGCCTGGAGCTGCCGAAGGTCGCGCTGCGCCGTGCGATTGCCTACGCCATCAACCGCGACGAAGAAATCGAAATCATCCGCAAGGGCAATGCCAAGCGGGCCGAGTTCATCATCCCCGAGGGCATCGTTGGCCATCAGGCGAATTACAAATCGAGCGTCAGCTACAACCCGGCGCTCGCTAACGCCTTGCTCGACAAATTTGGCTACAAGAAGGGCGCTGACGGCTACCGCAACACACCGGATGGCAAACCGTTCACGTTCAAATACACCTCGACGCCAATCGCCATCGAGCGTGAATTCGACGAGCTGTACAAGAAGAACATGGACGCGATCGGCATCCGCTATGAAGCCGAGAAAGAGAAATTCGCTGATTCGATCAAGCGCGAAAAGCGTTGCCAGATCATGATTCGCGCCGCGGCGTGGATTGCCGACTATCCGGACGGCGACAACTTCACGCAACTGCTCTACAGCAAGAACATTGGTGAGTCCAACAACGGCTGCTACAAGAGCCCGGCTTACGACAAGCTCTACGAGCAGTCTGCCGTGCTGCCCGATGGCCCCGAGCGTGACAAGCTTTATCTCGAAATGCAGAAGCAGTTCGAGGCCGATACGCCGTGGGTGCTCGGCGTGACCCGCTACCGCAACCAGATGGTGTATCCGTGGGTGCTCGGCTACAAGCGGCATCCGGTGCTGCTGGCGAACTGGATGTATTACGACATCAATATGGGGAAGTAG